A single Phycisphaerae bacterium DNA region contains:
- a CDS encoding ABC transporter permease, translating into MNQLWAITKGTFLQSVRQPVFGIIVLVMLGGIALAPTMTGWTLDDDNKMLRDIILSTLLLQGLVLACFAASGVLDAEIEDKTVLTVAAKPIQRSTFILGKYFGLLGSLAAAHYLACIAFFMCMRHGVLQTAAEKSDVTVLILGPGVMLAVMVAAGVLNFIYGWRFLPTVVNLAIPALTVGAVILLVVDRDFKFAVYETTQDIGPLPEVAGKSGVLKDIVEFRPADAGPALAGHEGQLVRSNWKGPISDEDRAYLLSLVDDVQWRKNVNYLVKKTREVQGFELIKASALIFGAIGMMAAVALAAATRLPIVPTLLLNFAVVILGLISDQSIRPLAETGRRWAAIVYRIIPNFQVFWMVDALEESRLIPLNYVFASLGYSALFSLAFVLLAMSLFETRELG; encoded by the coding sequence ATGAACCAACTTTGGGCAATCACCAAGGGCACTTTTCTTCAATCGGTTCGACAGCCGGTCTTCGGCATCATTGTGCTCGTCATGCTGGGCGGCATCGCATTAGCGCCGACCATGACAGGCTGGACGCTTGACGACGATAACAAGATGCTGCGCGACATCATCTTGTCTACGCTCCTCCTGCAAGGATTGGTTCTGGCTTGTTTTGCCGCCTCCGGCGTCCTGGACGCCGAGATCGAGGATAAGACGGTTCTCACCGTCGCAGCGAAGCCGATTCAGCGTTCAACCTTCATTCTCGGCAAGTATTTCGGTCTGCTCGGCTCGCTGGCAGCCGCGCATTATCTGGCCTGCATCGCGTTTTTCATGTGCATGCGGCATGGCGTTCTGCAAACGGCCGCTGAAAAATCTGATGTAACCGTGCTGATTCTCGGACCCGGCGTGATGCTCGCGGTCATGGTCGCCGCCGGCGTGCTGAATTTCATATACGGCTGGCGGTTTTTGCCAACGGTCGTCAACCTGGCAATTCCCGCGCTCACCGTCGGCGCGGTAATACTGCTCGTCGTCGATCGCGATTTCAAGTTCGCGGTGTACGAAACGACGCAGGACATCGGGCCGCTCCCCGAGGTTGCCGGCAAGTCGGGAGTCCTGAAGGACATCGTTGAATTCCGGCCGGCCGACGCCGGACCGGCGCTCGCCGGGCACGAAGGCCAGCTGGTTCGTTCGAACTGGAAGGGTCCGATCAGCGATGAGGATCGTGCCTATCTGCTGAGCCTGGTCGACGATGTGCAGTGGCGCAAGAACGTGAACTACCTCGTGAAGAAAACGCGCGAGGTGCAGGGATTCGAACTGATCAAGGCCTCGGCGCTGATCTTCGGCGCGATCGGAATGATGGCGGCCGTCGCGTTGGCCGCGGCCACGCGATTACCGATCGTCCCCACGCTCCTGCTGAATTTCGCGGTCGTCATTCTGGGACTGATCTCAGATCAGTCGATCAGGCCCCTGGCCGAAACCGGCCGGCGGTGGGCTGCAATCGTCTATCGGATCATCCCGAATTTTCAGGTCTTCTGGATGGTGGACGCCCTTGAAGAAAGCCGCCTGATTCCTTTGAATTATGTGTTTGCCTCGCTCGGCTATTCCGCGTTGTTTTCGCTGGCTTTCGTGTTGCTGGCGATGTCGCTTTTTGAGACACGCGAACTGGGATAA
- a CDS encoding protease modulator HflC: protein MSRNLPTIIVAMIILVVIASMMCAYQVRFTETVVITRFHKIIDDQPKDPGLHFKLPWPIDRVNRYDRRMRSFETEFSQAATEDQKTVILTAYATWRIEDAVKFLTAVGPEDAAGPKIRDLLANQVQLVLRTHPLSALVNIDPKEMQFDAIEKAFLDGIKQSARTNYGIDIVSVGIKRLGLPESVTKDVFARMKEDRQKAIKQLTAEGEAKATEIRVSAEEVSKKIIARADAYAKTLKGQGDAEAAKYYRIFSENPELSAFLKKLETVEQIFESGQITLVLDADKFVPFDVLKAMTVPAAAVTTPGASQLDAD, encoded by the coding sequence ATGAGCAGAAATCTTCCGACGATCATCGTGGCGATGATCATCCTGGTGGTGATCGCAAGCATGATGTGCGCGTATCAAGTGCGATTCACCGAGACCGTCGTCATCACACGATTTCACAAGATCATCGACGATCAGCCGAAGGATCCCGGGCTTCATTTCAAGTTGCCGTGGCCGATTGATCGGGTCAACCGCTACGACAGGCGCATGCGCTCGTTCGAAACGGAATTCAGCCAGGCCGCCACCGAAGACCAGAAAACCGTCATCCTGACAGCCTACGCCACATGGCGCATTGAGGACGCGGTAAAGTTCCTCACCGCGGTCGGTCCGGAGGATGCAGCCGGTCCGAAGATCCGCGACCTGCTCGCCAACCAGGTGCAGTTGGTGCTGCGCACCCACCCGCTCAGCGCACTGGTCAACATCGATCCGAAAGAAATGCAGTTCGATGCCATTGAGAAGGCATTCCTTGACGGCATCAAGCAGTCCGCCCGCACGAACTACGGCATCGACATTGTCAGCGTCGGCATCAAACGGCTCGGGCTGCCGGAGAGCGTCACGAAGGACGTCTTCGCACGCATGAAGGAAGACCGGCAGAAGGCGATCAAGCAGCTCACAGCGGAAGGCGAGGCCAAGGCGACGGAAATCCGCGTCTCGGCCGAAGAAGTCTCTAAAAAGATCATCGCCAGGGCCGATGCCTACGCCAAAACCCTCAAGGGCCAGGGCGATGCCGAGGCCGCGAAATACTACCGAATCTTCTCCGAGAATCCCGAGCTCTCCGCGTTTCTGAAGAAACTGGAGACGGTCGAGCAGATATTCGAGTCCGGCCAGATCACCCTCGTCCTCGACGCGGACAAGTTCGTGCCGTTTGATGTCCTTAAGGCCATGACGGTGCCGGCCGCCGCAGTCACGACGCCGGGAGCGTCCCAACTCGACGCGGACTAA
- a CDS encoding GntR family transcriptional regulator, whose amino-acid sequence MMQPGNGNGRNQGTKSKSTRLSYKFQRLREQIRSAVVNGQFHDRLPGERELGRMFEANAKTINKALCDLTSEGLLVRQIGRGTFVAPHHGGERARRLMRLTCFMPEPGAETYLQKRIFDAVQKDAVVEGHRIERATYDETGAVQLRDWTTAMRRCSEGILCIPGSPLSGQSGHISEGLMLEAHRRRVQIVVLGACASESKLNAVVPDFVDAGFRLCEHLYRLGCDTVVAVHGFCGREVEAVINGCRTAAGRYSGSFKTCPLRSMEAGVATDMCIDTCYSEAAAARDRGTVGPTVGIVLIGLEALRFARANERLMKRWRSGEIALTTVLDPGDTLAADMEMTAYEIPTDRIAAWGIKLIGEVTSGQRPVEVLIPGVLKVRNSISPEAPHAGSPRATAANGGGTGIGESQSPRAGGIEVAI is encoded by the coding sequence ATGATGCAGCCTGGGAATGGAAACGGCAGAAATCAAGGAACGAAGAGCAAGTCGACGCGGCTGAGCTACAAATTTCAACGACTTCGCGAACAGATTCGATCGGCCGTAGTGAACGGCCAATTTCACGATCGTCTTCCGGGCGAGCGTGAACTGGGGCGGATGTTCGAGGCCAATGCGAAGACAATAAACAAAGCGTTGTGCGATTTGACAAGCGAGGGCCTTCTTGTTCGACAGATTGGACGTGGGACATTTGTTGCACCACATCATGGTGGCGAGCGTGCCCGTCGACTGATGCGATTGACGTGTTTCATGCCCGAGCCGGGCGCGGAGACCTATTTGCAGAAGCGAATTTTTGACGCTGTCCAGAAAGACGCTGTGGTCGAGGGACATCGCATCGAGCGCGCTACCTACGATGAGACCGGGGCTGTGCAACTGCGCGATTGGACGACCGCCATGCGGCGATGCTCCGAGGGCATTCTCTGCATTCCGGGTTCGCCTCTGTCCGGTCAGTCGGGTCATATCAGCGAGGGTCTGATGCTGGAAGCGCATCGGCGGCGCGTGCAGATTGTCGTGCTGGGCGCGTGCGCCTCCGAATCGAAGCTCAACGCCGTGGTGCCTGATTTCGTCGATGCGGGATTCCGGCTCTGCGAGCATCTTTATCGTCTCGGCTGCGATACAGTCGTGGCTGTTCACGGGTTCTGCGGCCGGGAGGTCGAGGCGGTGATTAATGGCTGCCGGACCGCGGCAGGTCGCTACAGCGGAAGCTTCAAGACCTGTCCTCTCCGTTCGATGGAAGCCGGCGTCGCGACTGACATGTGCATCGACACCTGCTATAGCGAGGCGGCCGCCGCGCGGGATCGCGGCACGGTCGGGCCGACTGTCGGCATTGTGCTGATCGGATTGGAAGCTTTGCGGTTTGCTCGAGCCAATGAACGGCTGATGAAACGGTGGAGGTCGGGCGAAATCGCACTGACGACCGTGCTCGACCCGGGTGACACATTGGCGGCCGACATGGAAATGACCGCGTATGAAATCCCGACCGACCGCATCGCCGCATGGGGAATCAAGCTGATCGGCGAGGTGACATCGGGGCAGCGGCCGGTCGAGGTGTTGATTCCGGGGGTACTGAAGGTTCGCAATAGCATTTCGCCTGAGGCGCCCCATGCCGGATCGCCTCGTGCGACGGCGGCTAATGGCGGTGGCACGGGGATCGGGGAATCTCAATCACCGCGGGCGGGTGGAATCGAGGTGGCGATCTAG
- a CDS encoding N-acetylmuramoyl-L-alanine amidase: MRHLAGKSVRFHILISLAGCAGFAAPGCATPETTIAQIPPYAGSRPGRVEPLAPPPPKNVIPPPPPATGEAAWMPKNGIVNRWKYIVVHHSANNRDTPEKMRDWHMRGRGWDELGYHFVIGNGVAYGDGAIYVGNRWKKQMHGAHCKTPDNQYNEHGIGICLIGDFQTSRPTAKQIDSLARLITFLSGQCNIPQGRIVTHGGVTHKTECPGRNFSLSPVLRQINQVRAASR; the protein is encoded by the coding sequence GTGCGGCACCTCGCGGGAAAAAGCGTACGCTTCCATATATTGATCAGTCTGGCGGGCTGCGCCGGTTTCGCTGCGCCCGGTTGCGCCACTCCGGAAACAACGATCGCCCAGATTCCGCCCTATGCCGGCTCAAGGCCCGGACGGGTCGAACCGCTGGCTCCGCCTCCGCCGAAGAATGTCATACCCCCGCCACCCCCCGCGACCGGCGAAGCCGCGTGGATGCCGAAGAACGGAATCGTCAATCGCTGGAAGTACATCGTCGTCCACCATTCCGCCAACAATCGCGACACACCTGAAAAAATGCGAGACTGGCACATGCGCGGGCGCGGCTGGGACGAGCTCGGTTACCACTTCGTGATCGGCAACGGTGTGGCCTACGGCGATGGGGCGATTTACGTCGGGAATCGCTGGAAAAAACAGATGCACGGCGCGCACTGCAAAACGCCCGACAATCAGTACAACGAACATGGCATCGGCATCTGCCTGATCGGCGATTTTCAGACGAGCCGTCCCACGGCAAAGCAGATCGACTCACTGGCCCGATTGATCACCTTTCTCTCAGGCCAATGCAACATCCCGCAGGGGCGGATCGTGACGCACGGCGGCGTCACTCACAAGACGGAGTGCCCAGGCCGCAACTTCTCGCTGAGCCCCGTCCTCAGGCAGATTAACCAGGTGCGCGCCGCTTCGCGCTGA
- a CDS encoding cation-translocating P-type ATPase: MAHQVLGIRQTEEQHHAHHHHHGHDHSHFHDHAQEAATATRSANFWLFITLLGGILIITSYIVQFFSPLVSTDGVIADASVWNRLKWLFWDRQYAPAILWEFHMDLAAAVGAILLATRILWHALRNLFSGHMHMDELVALAIVAAIATNDYRAAGVIGFFLLLSELIETRTAIGARASIEEIIKLTPKTARLIENGAEREVDAGQLNKGQVVRVRPGDNIPADGRVLRGDSTVNQANITGESLPVDKRVGDPVFSGTSNLTGVLEIEVTKVGEETTLGQVQDLILQAERTRIPIMRLIDQYVVWYTPIVLMLAALVLFFTMDDNGIRRAITMLVASCPCALIMATPTAMVAGLSCAARLGILIKDVSHLESAGRLTAVIFDKTGTLTTGELSVTRLIPAPGADGAALLTLAASAEQNSNHPAARALINVAREANISFEQPSKFQEVPGKGVIAEVNGERVLVGRQTFLAENGINVSAMSHAIAQTEGMSQLFVARGNDVLGMVGLEDKTRSAARAAVESLRDIGMRRVAMLTGDRAAVAKRVAVEMACTEYKADCLPQEKLDLVEQMRKQGHRVMVVGDGVNDAPALAAGDLGLAMGAAGSDVAIKSASIALLNNDLTRIPFLVRLSRATRRVVVQNLVFGVLFVVTVMALGAFDIIPPTVAAFLHTASSFVVVFNSARLVRFGEEEATHDQAVANERAVRMVPSTSAV, encoded by the coding sequence ATGGCACACCAAGTCCTCGGCATTCGTCAGACCGAAGAACAGCATCACGCCCATCATCACCACCACGGGCACGATCACAGCCATTTTCATGATCATGCCCAGGAAGCTGCAACCGCGACGCGATCTGCAAACTTCTGGTTGTTTATCACGCTGCTTGGCGGCATTCTGATCATCACCAGTTACATCGTTCAGTTCTTCAGTCCGCTCGTCAGCACCGACGGCGTGATTGCCGACGCGTCTGTATGGAATCGTCTCAAATGGTTGTTCTGGGACCGGCAATACGCCCCGGCGATCCTCTGGGAATTTCACATGGACCTGGCGGCCGCGGTCGGTGCGATCCTGCTGGCGACGCGCATTTTGTGGCATGCCCTGCGCAATCTCTTTTCGGGTCACATGCACATGGACGAACTGGTGGCGCTCGCAATCGTCGCGGCGATCGCGACGAATGACTACCGCGCCGCAGGCGTCATCGGTTTTTTCCTCCTGCTGTCGGAATTGATCGAGACGCGAACCGCCATCGGCGCGCGGGCAAGTATCGAGGAGATCATCAAACTCACGCCGAAGACCGCTCGACTGATCGAGAATGGTGCCGAGCGGGAAGTGGACGCCGGTCAACTCAACAAGGGGCAGGTCGTCCGGGTTCGTCCCGGCGATAACATTCCCGCCGACGGCCGAGTTTTGCGCGGCGATTCGACCGTGAACCAGGCCAACATCACGGGTGAGTCGCTGCCCGTGGACAAGCGCGTCGGTGATCCCGTCTTCAGCGGAACGTCGAACCTCACGGGTGTCCTTGAAATCGAAGTGACCAAGGTCGGCGAGGAAACCACGCTGGGTCAGGTTCAGGATCTCATTCTCCAGGCCGAGCGCACCCGCATTCCGATCATGCGGCTGATCGATCAGTACGTCGTCTGGTACACGCCGATCGTGCTCATGCTCGCCGCACTCGTGCTGTTCTTCACCATGGACGACAACGGAATTCGCCGGGCCATCACCATGCTCGTGGCGAGTTGCCCGTGCGCGCTCATCATGGCGACGCCGACGGCGATGGTCGCCGGCCTGAGCTGCGCGGCACGGCTTGGAATCCTCATCAAGGATGTGTCCCACCTCGAAAGTGCTGGACGACTGACGGCCGTCATCTTCGACAAGACTGGCACACTCACGACCGGTGAACTCTCCGTCACAAGGCTGATTCCCGCCCCCGGCGCGGACGGCGCGGCCTTGTTGACGCTTGCCGCCTCTGCCGAACAGAACAGCAATCATCCGGCGGCCCGCGCGCTCATTAATGTCGCCCGCGAAGCCAACATCTCGTTCGAGCAGCCGTCAAAATTCCAGGAAGTTCCCGGCAAGGGCGTAATTGCGGAAGTCAATGGCGAGCGCGTTCTGGTCGGCCGTCAAACCTTTCTCGCCGAAAACGGGATCAACGTTTCCGCGATGAGCCATGCAATCGCGCAGACCGAAGGCATGAGTCAGCTCTTCGTCGCTCGCGGGAATGATGTACTCGGCATGGTCGGCCTGGAGGACAAAACCCGTTCCGCGGCGAGAGCGGCCGTCGAGTCGCTGCGGGATATCGGCATGCGCCGCGTGGCGATGCTGACCGGCGACCGAGCCGCTGTCGCAAAACGCGTTGCCGTCGAAATGGCGTGCACGGAATACAAGGCGGATTGTCTGCCGCAGGAAAAGCTCGATCTCGTCGAGCAGATGCGAAAGCAGGGCCATCGCGTGATGGTTGTCGGTGACGGCGTGAACGATGCGCCGGCATTGGCCGCCGGCGATCTCGGTCTGGCGATGGGGGCGGCCGGCAGCGACGTCGCGATCAAGTCTGCGTCAATCGCGCTGCTGAACAATGATCTCACGCGCATTCCGTTCCTTGTTCGCCTCTCGCGTGCGACACGCCGGGTCGTTGTTCAGAATCTGGTGTTCGGCGTGTTGTTCGTTGTCACAGTCATGGCACTCGGTGCGTTTGACATTATCCCGCCGACCGTTGCGGCTTTCCTCCACACGGCGAGCAGCTTCGTGGTCGTCTTCAATTCGGCTCGGCTGGTGCGATTCGGTGAGGAGGAGGCAACCCACGATCAGGCCGTCGCCAACGAACGCGCAGTGCGAATGGTGCCGTCCACGTCGGCCGTGTAG
- a CDS encoding acyl-CoA thioesterase: MASDSDRPGSKRDPAIRVMMMPRDTNAHGTIFGGVILSYLDQAGAIEARKLGCSRIVTVAMDRVEFKHPVYVGDLLSFYAEVIHMGTSSARLRVTVEAERFEPPCQTEHVTSAEMVYVAIGEDRRPIPFAVCRTREQSAK, translated from the coding sequence ATGGCTTCGGATTCCGATCGACCCGGCTCAAAGCGTGATCCCGCCATTCGCGTGATGATGATGCCGCGCGACACCAATGCCCACGGCACCATCTTCGGCGGCGTGATACTCAGCTACCTCGACCAGGCCGGCGCGATCGAAGCGCGAAAGCTCGGCTGTTCGCGAATCGTGACGGTTGCGATGGACCGCGTGGAATTCAAGCATCCGGTCTACGTCGGCGACCTGCTCAGCTTCTACGCGGAGGTAATTCACATGGGCACGTCGTCGGCTCGCTTACGAGTCACCGTCGAGGCTGAACGATTCGAACCGCCCTGCCAGACCGAACACGTGACCAGCGCCGAAATGGTCTATGTCGCCATCGGCGAGGATCGACGCCCGATCCCTTTCGCCGTCTGTCGGACGCGGGAGCAGTCCGCCAAATGA
- a CDS encoding ABC transporter permease subunit, which translates to MSIENFSLILIGFGGLIGVATLIYVLRVAFSRQAGEMGGWQVAGARQIITAIARTTIAEGMRTRIASGFMLVILAIPIWCYLNAEGDGTVKGRVQMFMTYTIGISSFVLSLLSILFACRSLSKEIADRQIFGIASKPVPRWQILIGKFSGVMFLDIVLLVYVGVTAYVGTIAIVSQFKSNLRQELVTFASFTPQQAEAAVVALDHVTGVGKQGEESPIIAAMSSATGLSREKLVDTLIRLPESTRADLRRFDELRRQVLTSRASIKPTIPEEQIRAEVEKRLAQMAEEGTLPSHMSDREIREELDRQMYSSYTTIGPLGTRAWSLKGPPPPEDRKLIMSVRYKMHVPQTLEAIDHPTMGFKIEEDTLLCIWGVGNPLKSTYYENVDAVPARTVQEMEFPVDAVEPDGTIRLEFANIDPRRVDVVFDVMKDAIEVLYVIGSFESNMAAACAAILIPLACLTAFGVCASTFLSFPVGALFVLCLFLISASMGFIRESMAITEDYVPEDAGVDVQIRRIAVNSIGWLLSIGDISVTDSLMDGRAIGWHNLWSDAWRYLLSKTGATLLIAVLIFRRRELAAIVV; encoded by the coding sequence GTGAGCATCGAGAACTTTTCCCTGATTTTGATCGGCTTCGGCGGACTGATCGGCGTGGCCACGCTGATCTATGTGCTCCGCGTCGCATTCAGCCGGCAAGCCGGCGAAATGGGCGGCTGGCAGGTGGCCGGCGCTCGACAAATCATCACCGCCATCGCTCGCACCACGATCGCCGAAGGCATGCGGACCCGCATCGCATCCGGCTTCATGCTGGTCATTCTCGCGATTCCCATATGGTGCTATCTGAACGCGGAAGGCGACGGCACGGTTAAAGGCCGCGTGCAGATGTTCATGACCTACACGATCGGCATCAGCTCGTTTGTGCTTTCGCTGCTGTCGATCCTGTTTGCATGCCGGTCGCTCTCGAAGGAGATCGCCGACCGTCAGATATTCGGAATCGCGTCGAAGCCCGTACCGCGCTGGCAGATTCTCATTGGCAAGTTCTCCGGCGTGATGTTTTTGGACATCGTGCTCCTTGTTTATGTCGGCGTGACAGCTTACGTCGGAACAATCGCCATCGTGTCACAATTCAAATCCAATCTGCGACAGGAACTGGTCACCTTCGCGTCGTTCACGCCCCAGCAGGCCGAAGCCGCCGTCGTTGCGCTCGATCACGTAACCGGAGTCGGCAAGCAGGGCGAGGAGAGCCCGATCATCGCGGCCATGTCCAGTGCGACCGGTCTCTCCAGGGAGAAGCTCGTCGATACGCTGATCCGATTGCCCGAGAGCACTCGCGCCGACCTTCGCCGATTTGACGAGCTACGTCGCCAGGTCCTGACGTCCCGCGCATCGATCAAGCCTACAATTCCTGAAGAGCAGATTCGCGCCGAAGTCGAAAAACGATTGGCCCAGATGGCGGAAGAAGGCACTTTGCCGTCGCACATGTCCGATCGTGAGATTCGCGAAGAGCTCGATCGCCAGATGTACAGCAGCTACACAACGATTGGTCCGCTCGGGACGCGGGCGTGGTCGCTCAAAGGGCCGCCGCCACCGGAGGATCGCAAGCTCATCATGAGCGTGCGCTACAAGATGCACGTCCCGCAGACACTCGAAGCCATCGATCATCCCACGATGGGTTTCAAGATCGAAGAGGATACGCTGCTCTGCATCTGGGGCGTCGGCAATCCGCTTAAGTCGACTTACTACGAAAATGTTGATGCCGTCCCGGCTCGAACCGTTCAGGAGATGGAATTCCCCGTCGATGCAGTCGAGCCCGACGGCACGATCCGCCTTGAGTTTGCCAATATCGACCCCCGCCGAGTCGATGTGGTCTTCGACGTCATGAAGGACGCCATCGAGGTGCTTTACGTCATCGGCAGCTTCGAATCCAACATGGCCGCGGCGTGTGCGGCCATCCTGATTCCGCTGGCATGCCTGACGGCCTTCGGTGTGTGCGCATCCACATTTCTCAGTTTTCCTGTCGGCGCGCTTTTTGTCCTCTGCCTCTTCCTGATCTCCGCATCGATGGGCTTTATTCGCGAATCAATGGCGATCACTGAAGACTATGTGCCGGAAGACGCCGGAGTTGATGTGCAGATTCGCCGCATTGCTGTGAACTCCATCGGTTGGCTGCTTTCAATCGGTGACATTTCGGTGACGGACAGCCTAATGGACGGTCGTGCGATCGGCTGGCACAACCTGTGGTCGGATGCCTGGCGCTACCTGCTATCGAAAACCGGCGCGACTCTGCTAATCGCCGTGCTGATTTTCCGGCGGCGCGAACTGGCTGCCATCGTCGTGTAG
- a CDS encoding ABC transporter ATP-binding protein encodes MKVVECIALTKTFQDFWGRDRVRAVDALDLEINPGEIFGLLGPNGSGKSTTIKLLLGLLYPTSGSARVFGRVPTDTAIKSRVGFMPEESYLYRFLNARETLDYYGRLFKLDRHERRRRTEQLIEMIGLKRAASRPVGTYSKGMARRIGLAQALVNDPDFLILDEPTTGLDPIGTRQIKDVIRILGERGKTVLLCSHLLADVEDVCDRIAIMYGGRRMELGTIGELLTHKDETQITARGIQNQPSAIKQIREAISRAGGEIVSETQPTDRLEDLFLRVVGRAQRDQLQTSGAESTVGVSEFLAGEKSGGVELVASLIDAGRQVVSPAADRDQAIAADAVAARTAPKGEVLDRLTRRSDEPAEPQKAAEPTESPIASRKPNKDVINRLIQGGGQED; translated from the coding sequence ATGAAAGTCGTTGAGTGCATCGCACTGACCAAAACCTTCCAGGATTTCTGGGGGAGAGACCGCGTCCGAGCGGTCGACGCTCTCGATCTGGAGATCAACCCCGGTGAGATCTTTGGATTGCTTGGCCCTAACGGGTCAGGCAAGTCCACAACCATCAAGCTGCTGCTGGGGCTGCTGTACCCCACTTCCGGATCGGCCCGGGTCTTTGGTCGCGTCCCGACCGATACGGCGATCAAATCGCGCGTCGGCTTCATGCCGGAAGAGTCATACCTCTATCGATTTCTCAACGCCCGGGAAACGCTCGACTACTACGGTCGCCTGTTCAAACTCGATCGACACGAACGCCGACGGCGAACCGAACAATTGATTGAAATGATCGGTCTCAAGCGCGCCGCGAGTCGCCCCGTCGGCACCTATTCGAAGGGCATGGCTCGCCGCATCGGATTGGCCCAGGCTCTGGTGAACGACCCTGATTTCCTCATCCTCGACGAGCCGACGACCGGCCTCGACCCCATCGGAACGCGACAAATCAAAGACGTGATCCGAATTCTAGGGGAGCGCGGCAAGACCGTGCTGCTCTGCAGCCACCTGCTCGCCGACGTGGAAGATGTGTGCGACCGCATCGCGATCATGTACGGCGGCAGGCGAATGGAACTCGGCACCATCGGCGAACTGCTCACGCACAAGGACGAAACCCAGATCACCGCACGCGGCATTCAGAACCAGCCGTCGGCGATCAAGCAGATCCGAGAGGCAATCTCCCGCGCGGGCGGAGAAATCGTCTCCGAGACTCAGCCGACGGACCGCCTGGAGGATTTGTTCCTGCGCGTGGTCGGCCGAGCCCAGCGCGACCAGCTTCAGACCAGCGGCGCGGAATCGACGGTCGGCGTCTCGGAATTCCTCGCCGGCGAGAAGAGCGGTGGTGTCGAACTCGTGGCATCGCTGATCGACGCCGGCAGACAGGTCGTCAGCCCCGCTGCCGATCGTGACCAGGCAATCGCCGCCGATGCGGTCGCGGCCCGGACCGCGCCGAAAGGCGAAGTGCTGGATCGATTGACCCGGCGATCCGATGAACCCGCCGAGCCGCAGAAAGCGGCCGAGCCGACTGAGTCGCCGATCGCATCCCGGAAACCGAACAAGGACGTCATCAACCGACTGATTCAAGGCGGCGGGCAAGAGGATTAG
- a CDS encoding aminopeptidase — protein sequence MTQSAARLATSYKLGLMRNLHRPRVRIGYLISLTVCVAAATGCEVDYYAHLVFGQIESAARLQPINDAIGDPSLTQTERDRLVLVKNVRRFGIDVIGLAETDAYTVFDPNGTTPAAYVITASAKDRLAAYEWSFPFVGNAPYKGYFDLEMARTEARRLQDLDYDVQLGAAGGFSTLGILPDPVRQSNLAQDEIELAELILHEMLHSTIYKPGDADFNESLATFVGRAAAQRYFDTQFGENSAEAVAAALRFADKSVIDGFVVSLYDDAKAYYDAAATRNDDRATIIAGREEVFAASSAQYATEFEPRLNDPTRWEGLRTLTVNNATILSGVRYQSGLGIFADALAAAGGDFPTAIRVFSDAAGVPDSRNYIQNWIADR from the coding sequence ATGACCCAGTCTGCCGCCCGCCTCGCGACGTCGTACAAGTTGGGACTCATGCGAAACCTCCACCGCCCGCGCGTTCGAATCGGCTACCTCATTTCGCTGACTGTCTGCGTTGCCGCGGCGACGGGCTGCGAAGTCGATTACTACGCACACCTCGTCTTCGGTCAGATCGAGTCCGCGGCCAGGCTGCAACCCATCAATGATGCGATCGGTGATCCCTCCCTTACGCAGACCGAGCGTGATCGGCTGGTCCTGGTTAAGAATGTGCGCCGATTCGGCATTGACGTGATCGGATTGGCGGAAACCGACGCGTATACCGTTTTTGATCCGAACGGAACCACACCCGCGGCGTATGTAATCACAGCATCTGCGAAGGACCGGCTGGCCGCATACGAATGGTCGTTTCCATTCGTCGGCAACGCGCCTTACAAAGGCTATTTCGATCTGGAAATGGCCAGAACCGAAGCCAGAAGGCTGCAAGACCTCGATTACGATGTGCAGCTCGGCGCGGCCGGCGGATTCTCGACGCTGGGTATCCTGCCAGACCCGGTGCGGCAGTCAAATCTTGCGCAGGACGAAATCGAGCTGGCGGAACTGATCCTTCACGAGATGCTGCATTCGACCATTTACAAACCCGGGGACGCGGACTTCAACGAATCACTGGCGACGTTTGTGGGGCGGGCCGCGGCCCAGCGATACTTCGACACGCAGTTCGGCGAAAATTCCGCCGAAGCGGTCGCGGCAGCATTGCGGTTTGCCGACAAGAGCGTCATCGACGGTTTCGTCGTCAGCCTCTATGACGATGCAAAAGCCTACTACGATGCAGCCGCGACCCGAAACGACGACCGAGCGACGATCATCGCGGGACGTGAAGAGGTTTTTGCGGCCTCATCTGCTCAGTATGCAACGGAGTTCGAACCACGACTGAACGATCCGACACGATGGGAAGGTCTGCGAACGCTCACAGTCAACAACGCAACCATCCTTTCGGGTGTCCGATATCAATCTGGGCTTGGGATTTTCGCGGACGCGCTGGCCGCGGCGGGCGGCGATTTTCCCACGGCCATCCGAGTCTTCTCGGATGCGGCTGGTGTTCCAGACAGCCGAAACTACATACAGAACTGGATCGCGGATCGCTGA